Proteins encoded by one window of Polaribacter haliotis:
- a CDS encoding DUF4249 family protein encodes MKNINIIFASLILLFASCEKVVDIEVPTIPPKLIVDASFEVFFDENPVIANTVVKLKLSADYFDETIPVVTNATVFLTNLSDNTVISFADGNLDGNYEPTSNFIPEDNIVYELTVIHDNQTYKGKAAKVKSTPLTSVVQGDKTLFSGKETELKINFTDDGTVENHYLFDFTKIIYLALEDRYFNGSDYNFSYFFQEDEIELPTNMTIKMTGISKEYYTYFRVLIDQSGQNGGGPFQSVPTSLLGNMINITNEENFPLGYFHIGESDTFSLDLVEKNN; translated from the coding sequence ATGAAAAATATAAATATAATTTTCGCTTCTTTAATTCTCCTTTTTGCTAGTTGCGAAAAAGTAGTAGATATAGAAGTTCCAACAATTCCGCCAAAATTAATTGTAGATGCTTCTTTCGAGGTGTTTTTTGATGAAAATCCTGTAATCGCAAATACAGTTGTTAAATTAAAATTATCCGCAGATTATTTCGATGAAACAATTCCTGTTGTTACAAATGCCACAGTATTTCTAACAAATTTAAGCGATAATACTGTTATTAGTTTTGCTGATGGAAATTTAGATGGAAACTACGAACCAACTTCAAATTTTATTCCTGAAGATAATATTGTGTATGAATTAACAGTTATTCATGATAACCAAACCTATAAAGGAAAAGCTGCAAAAGTAAAATCGACACCTTTAACAAGTGTTGTGCAAGGAGATAAAACATTATTTTCTGGAAAAGAAACTGAACTAAAAATAAATTTTACAGATGATGGGACTGTGGAAAACCACTATCTTTTTGATTTTACAAAAATAATTTATTTAGCATTGGAAGATCGTTACTTTAATGGCTCTGATTATAATTTCTCTTACTTTTTTCAGGAAGATGAAATAGAACTACCAACAAATATGACCATAAAAATGACTGGTATTTCGAAAGAATATTATACTTATTTTCGAGTTTTAATAGATCAAAGTGGACAAAATGGTGGTGGACCATTCCAATCTGTGCCTACTTCTCTATTAGGAAATATGATAAATATCACCAATGAAGAAAATTTTCCTTTAGGATATTTTCATATTGGAGAATCAGATACTTTTTCTTTAGACTTAGTTGAAAAAAACAACTAG
- the murQ gene encoding N-acetylmuramic acid 6-phosphate etherase encodes MTFIKTTEQDSKYNHLEKMTVKELLVNINNEDKTVPLAVEKALSQIEELTTQIVKKLKNGGRLFYTGAGTSGRLGILDASECPPTFGVPHELVVGLIAGGDIAIRKAVENAEDSKNQGWLDLQEHKVSDKDVVVGIAASGTTPYVIAALKKCNENNIITGCITCNKNSPLSEVSNFPIEVIVGSEFVTGSSRMKAGTAQKLVLNMLSTATMIQLGKVKGNKMVDMQLSNNKLVQRAEKMLVKELKVDQTTASKLLKKFGNVRNSIINFKK; translated from the coding sequence ATGACATTCATAAAAACTACAGAACAAGATTCCAAATACAATCATTTAGAAAAAATGACTGTAAAAGAATTATTGGTTAATATAAATAACGAAGACAAAACAGTTCCTTTGGCTGTTGAAAAAGCACTATCACAAATAGAAGAATTAACAACGCAAATTGTTAAAAAACTAAAAAATGGTGGAAGACTTTTTTATACTGGAGCAGGAACTTCTGGGAGACTTGGTATTTTAGATGCATCTGAATGTCCACCAACTTTTGGTGTTCCACATGAATTAGTTGTTGGTTTAATTGCTGGTGGAGATATTGCGATTAGAAAAGCTGTTGAAAATGCAGAAGATTCCAAAAACCAAGGTTGGTTAGATTTACAAGAACATAAAGTTTCAGATAAAGACGTTGTAGTTGGTATTGCAGCATCAGGAACTACACCTTATGTAATTGCTGCCTTAAAAAAATGTAACGAAAACAACATTATTACAGGATGTATTACCTGTAATAAAAATAGTCCTTTATCAGAAGTTTCTAATTTTCCAATAGAAGTAATTGTTGGTTCTGAATTTGTTACAGGAAGCTCTCGAATGAAAGCTGGCACAGCACAAAAATTGGTTTTAAACATGCTTTCTACAGCTACTATGATTCAGCTTGGAAAAGTAAAAGGTAATAAAATGGTAGATATGCAATTGTCTAACAACAAGTTAGTACAAAGAGCAGAGAAAATGTTAGTTAAAGAGCTAAAAGTCGACCAAACTACTGCTTCTAAGCTTTTAAAAAAGTTCGGAAACGTAAGAAACTCTATTATAAATTTTAAGAAATGA
- a CDS encoding DUF6095 family protein — MSTNVNLLGKGLKYLAILVFLFIASPISLTMGFKALKKFENTPNEYLSYLILFLAGILMIFTIYFAFKTFKILLQALFNN, encoded by the coding sequence ATGAGTACAAATGTAAATTTATTGGGTAAGGGTTTAAAGTATTTAGCCATTCTTGTTTTTCTTTTTATAGCTTCTCCTATTTCATTAACAATGGGATTTAAGGCTTTAAAGAAGTTCGAAAATACGCCAAACGAATACCTTTCTTATCTCATTTTATTCCTTGCAGGAATTTTAATGATTTTTACAATCTACTTCGCTTTTAAAACTTTTAAAATTTTACTACAAGCCCTTTTTAATAATTAA
- a CDS encoding DUF6695 family protein yields MQNSDGIIIILSYPDTVVRPAYWERLSGFWPKIGIGGKHAVQAGHAALLLIEKGNSEINYFDFGRYITSYGNGRVRSKEKDPELVVSIEANFKNSKLSNFKDILLWLEKHPEKTHGDGRLVASLNSEINFSKAKNFINKLIESKEIPYGAFLKNGTNCARFVTDAIIASSTNKKITKKLKESNLLTPSPIGNVIKGNTNNLIYQAKNQHINEYKNRSIVKEYKESFLNKFDIEPDLRGTEEPNLAVFNLENGTWLGGIGSGAWFNIEEKITNHKYKVARYTSKGIKDFEGIFMIDNILFNHKKEYKFIHPTSCTEIFIEQNNNVFSSKINSISS; encoded by the coding sequence ATGCAGAATTCGGACGGAATAATAATTATTTTATCGTATCCAGATACAGTCGTAAGACCTGCATATTGGGAAAGGTTGAGTGGTTTTTGGCCAAAAATAGGAATTGGTGGAAAACATGCTGTACAAGCAGGACATGCTGCATTATTATTGATAGAAAAAGGAAATTCTGAGATTAATTATTTCGATTTTGGCAGGTATATAACTTCTTACGGAAATGGGCGTGTTCGTTCTAAGGAAAAAGACCCAGAATTGGTAGTTTCTATAGAAGCCAATTTTAAAAATTCTAAATTATCTAATTTTAAAGATATTTTACTTTGGTTAGAAAAACATCCCGAAAAAACACATGGAGATGGAAGATTGGTTGCTAGTTTAAATTCTGAAATTAATTTTAGTAAGGCTAAAAACTTCATCAATAAATTAATCGAAAGTAAAGAAATTCCTTATGGTGCTTTTCTAAAAAATGGAACCAATTGTGCACGTTTTGTAACAGATGCCATTATTGCTTCCTCAACAAATAAAAAAATTACAAAAAAGCTAAAAGAATCTAATTTATTAACGCCAAGTCCTATTGGGAACGTAATAAAAGGAAATACAAATAACTTAATATACCAAGCTAAAAATCAACACATTAACGAATATAAAAATAGATCTATTGTAAAAGAATACAAAGAATCTTTTTTAAACAAGTTTGATATTGAACCAGATTTAAGAGGTACAGAAGAGCCAAATTTAGCGGTTTTTAATTTAGAAAATGGAACTTGGTTAGGTGGTATTGGAAGTGGTGCTTGGTTTAATATAGAAGAAAAAATTACCAATCATAAATACAAAGTTGCAAGATATACCTCTAAAGGAATTAAAGATTTTGAAGGTATTTTTATGATAGATAATATTCTTTTCAACCATAAAAAAGAATATAAATTTATACATCCTACAAGTTGTACTGAAATTTTTATTGAGCAAAACAATAATGTATTTTCCTCTAAAATTAATTCAATTTCTTCGTAA
- a CDS encoding serine hydrolase encodes MKTKYILLTVFIVASLGFVNYPIDGYETTGIKRLYQLRKFQLDSVKYTRIPAGAYKKLADIKLNLLSKSKDSVQDLLVSDSDFERKLKRIIPSGAYSMAVMDMSNPDKLRYAEHRENVGYQPGSVGKIAVLLAVFDQLEKLCPDSFEERAAYLKNIKVTSRYWGTGDHHTIPVYDIEKDRLTKRKVVANDEFSLYEWLDHMVSVSNNGAASVMYREAMLMAAFGQEYFFLDAEKAETYFKDTPRDSLTNLANTVVNKPLRDLGISEDEWRLGGMFTRPAGKYVGRKGGSIGTPKGLMKFLVQLEQGKVVDKASSLEMKRLLYLTDRRIRYAKSPRLDSAAVYFKSGSYYKCDRVKNPNCASYAGNVFNYMNSVIIVEQPNGVKYIACLMSNVLSKNSAGAHMYMASKLDDIIDEANASKKPIIKEEEYKNDVDEDDNN; translated from the coding sequence ATGAAAACTAAATATATATTATTAACCGTATTTATTGTGGCCTCTCTTGGGTTTGTAAATTACCCAATAGATGGTTACGAAACTACAGGAATAAAACGTTTGTATCAACTTCGAAAATTTCAATTAGATAGTGTTAAATATACAAGAATTCCAGCTGGAGCTTATAAAAAATTAGCAGATATTAAATTGAATTTATTAAGCAAATCGAAAGACAGTGTACAAGATTTATTAGTTTCCGACAGCGATTTTGAAAGAAAATTAAAAAGAATTATTCCTTCTGGAGCATATTCTATGGCTGTGATGGATATGAGTAATCCAGATAAATTAAGATATGCAGAGCATAGAGAAAATGTTGGTTACCAACCAGGAAGTGTTGGTAAAATTGCTGTATTATTAGCAGTTTTCGACCAACTAGAAAAACTGTGTCCAGATTCTTTTGAAGAAAGAGCAGCCTATCTTAAAAACATAAAGGTTACCTCTAGATATTGGGGAACAGGAGACCATCATACAATTCCTGTATATGATATAGAAAAAGATCGTTTAACCAAAAGAAAAGTGGTTGCAAATGACGAGTTTTCTCTTTACGAATGGTTAGATCATATGGTTTCTGTAAGTAATAATGGTGCAGCTAGTGTTATGTATAGAGAAGCGATGTTAATGGCTGCTTTTGGGCAAGAATATTTCTTTTTAGACGCAGAAAAAGCAGAAACTTATTTTAAAGATACACCTAGAGATTCTTTAACAAACTTAGCAAATACAGTTGTAAATAAACCTTTAAGAGATTTAGGTATTAGTGAAGACGAATGGCGTTTGGGAGGTATGTTTACAAGACCTGCTGGAAAATATGTGGGTAGAAAAGGTGGAAGTATTGGTACCCCAAAAGGGTTAATGAAATTTCTAGTGCAATTAGAACAAGGAAAAGTTGTAGATAAAGCTTCTAGTTTAGAAATGAAGAGACTTTTGTATTTAACAGATAGAAGAATTAGGTACGCAAAATCGCCGAGATTAGATAGTGCGGCTGTGTATTTTAAATCTGGAAGTTATTACAAATGCGATCGAGTAAAAAACCCAAATTGTGCGAGTTATGCTGGTAATGTTTTTAATTACATGAACTCTGTAATTATTGTAGAACAACCAAATGGGGTAAAATATATAGCTTGCTTAATGTCTAATGTTTTAAGCAAAAATTCTGCTGGTGCACACATGTACATGGCTAGTAAATTAGATGATATTATTGATGAAGCCAACGCTTCTAAAAAACCAATTATTAAAGAAGAAGAATATAAAAATGATGTAGATGAAGACGATAATAATTAA
- a CDS encoding PEP/pyruvate-binding domain-containing protein, translating into MKNITLIYSICILIFTSTTFAQKKSHSDIKKIVEAYKKDIRGPYYRIKWFCKDGSIRDSKDPCPDSIGGGIQHASFKESALDLRKSNHLFFAEILASVKKDDFLDEKNNYSRLKQYQIGQYLASVDDGWVLKKGQYYRGAVQSEDEEAWGKGFYETILKDDTFLNSNYYLVRQSLKDIPHNGDSNIAQLMRSESKVLAEEIPDFMDIRIKIHGNPQKTDIYLVQSYIKKNASKISAKEKKAFDKLLLTMNEFYAPLNYVTIANELAKVKDKNGVLKTLKEFINEDKSNFTPRDIVQKITNNLDFLRFNITLFESSKDRLNLLDLTNQLEKILLIETQNWKPETLEETILKTETLICASYATGLVEAWEFDVVKPIFSNTLENEKTTLEQLNSLVTNARRIVEWSTSLVKANYQEDVNEYATFESLAYGFIDDRIRNSITLNLGETVSKLNAFASKVSEVNNDVMSIENQDAIRGLNPGYAFGKLIVVAGNPDDVEVNTNNIYIFQKPPSDLKPVAGIMTVSEGNLVSHVQLLARNLGIPNAALSSENLNSLEKYSNKNVFYAVSSKGNVILKLENEMTAIEQKLFDKKERSKNMIEVPTDKLKLDVSKIINMRDVKATDSGILCGPKAANLGELKNLFPDKVVEGIIIPFGIFKTHMNKEMPNKNMSYWEFLNSTFAQAKKLKTNNASEEEVENFLIRSLKELHSAILNINLDSNFTQDLKDNFSSVFGDKIGNVPVFLRSDTNMEDLKEFTGAGLNLTLFNILEEQKIIQGIKEVWASAYTERSFKWRQKYLLNPENVYPSILIIPSVDVDYSGVMITKGINQGTEEDLTVAFSRGAGGAVDGQSAETRLITAETDYLLSPARQADYIRLPINGSTKKYYTTFSKPILNPRNVNDIRELATEIRSKIGAKSTEEPHAYDVEFGFKDNKLWLFQIRPFVENKQAKSSDYLNSIAPKVNMDTEIKLTEKI; encoded by the coding sequence ATGAAGAACATTACGCTCATTTACAGCATTTGTATTTTAATTTTTACATCTACAACATTTGCTCAGAAAAAATCGCATAGCGATATTAAAAAAATAGTAGAAGCATATAAAAAAGACATCAGAGGGCCTTATTACAGAATTAAGTGGTTTTGTAAAGATGGTAGCATTAGAGATTCGAAAGATCCTTGTCCAGATTCTATTGGTGGAGGTATACAACATGCAAGCTTTAAAGAATCTGCTCTAGACTTAAGAAAAAGCAATCATTTATTTTTTGCTGAAATCTTAGCGAGTGTTAAAAAGGATGACTTTTTAGATGAAAAAAATAACTACAGTAGATTAAAACAATATCAAATTGGGCAGTATTTAGCAAGTGTAGATGATGGTTGGGTATTAAAAAAAGGCCAATATTATAGAGGTGCAGTACAATCTGAAGATGAAGAAGCTTGGGGTAAAGGTTTCTATGAAACGATTTTAAAAGACGATACTTTTTTAAACTCGAATTACTATTTGGTTAGGCAATCTTTAAAGGATATTCCACACAATGGAGATTCTAATATTGCACAATTAATGCGAAGTGAGTCTAAAGTTTTGGCGGAAGAAATTCCAGATTTTATGGATATTAGAATTAAAATTCATGGAAATCCACAAAAAACAGATATCTATTTAGTACAAAGTTATATAAAGAAAAATGCTTCTAAAATTTCAGCAAAAGAAAAAAAAGCATTTGATAAGCTTTTACTTACGATGAACGAATTTTATGCGCCTTTAAATTATGTTACAATCGCAAACGAACTCGCCAAAGTTAAAGATAAAAATGGCGTACTAAAAACACTTAAAGAATTTATAAATGAAGATAAATCTAATTTTACTCCAAGAGATATTGTTCAAAAAATAACTAATAACCTAGATTTTTTAAGATTTAATATTACTTTATTTGAAAGTAGTAAAGACCGTTTAAATCTTTTAGACTTAACAAATCAATTAGAAAAAATTCTATTAATAGAAACACAAAATTGGAAACCAGAAACCTTAGAAGAAACCATCTTAAAAACAGAAACGCTAATCTGTGCATCTTATGCTACAGGTTTAGTAGAAGCTTGGGAGTTTGATGTTGTAAAACCTATTTTTTCTAATACTTTAGAAAACGAAAAAACGACTCTAGAACAGTTAAATTCTTTAGTAACAAATGCTAGAAGAATTGTAGAATGGAGTACTTCTTTGGTAAAAGCAAATTACCAAGAAGATGTTAACGAATATGCAACTTTCGAATCTTTGGCATATGGTTTTATAGACGATAGAATTAGAAACTCCATTACATTAAACTTAGGAGAAACTGTAAGTAAATTAAACGCTTTTGCAAGTAAAGTTTCCGAAGTAAATAACGATGTAATGTCTATTGAAAACCAAGATGCAATTAGAGGTTTAAACCCTGGTTATGCTTTTGGTAAGTTAATTGTTGTTGCAGGAAATCCTGATGATGTTGAAGTTAATACAAACAATATTTATATTTTTCAAAAACCACCATCGGATTTAAAACCGGTTGCAGGAATTATGACAGTTTCTGAAGGAAATTTAGTTTCTCATGTACAATTATTAGCAAGAAATTTGGGAATACCAAATGCTGCTTTATCAAGCGAAAATTTAAATTCTTTAGAAAAATATAGCAACAAAAATGTCTTTTATGCAGTTTCAAGCAAAGGAAATGTTATTCTAAAGTTAGAAAATGAAATGACAGCTATTGAACAAAAATTGTTTGACAAGAAAGAAAGATCTAAAAACATGATTGAAGTTCCAACTGACAAATTAAAGTTAGATGTTTCTAAAATCATAAATATGAGAGATGTAAAAGCCACTGATTCTGGAATTTTATGTGGACCAAAAGCAGCCAATTTAGGAGAATTAAAAAATCTTTTTCCCGATAAAGTTGTGGAAGGAATTATAATTCCTTTTGGGATTTTTAAAACACATATGAACAAAGAAATGCCAAATAAGAATATGTCTTATTGGGAGTTTTTAAATTCCACTTTTGCACAAGCCAAAAAATTAAAAACAAATAATGCTTCAGAAGAAGAAGTAGAAAATTTCTTAATAAGGTCTTTAAAAGAGTTGCATTCTGCTATATTAAATATCAATTTAGATAGTAATTTCACCCAAGATTTAAAAGATAATTTTTCATCGGTTTTTGGAGATAAAATTGGTAATGTTCCTGTATTTCTTAGAAGTGATACAAATATGGAAGATTTAAAAGAATTTACTGGAGCTGGTTTAAATTTAACGCTTTTTAATATTTTAGAAGAGCAAAAAATTATCCAAGGAATTAAGGAGGTTTGGGCTTCTGCTTACACAGAAAGAAGTTTTAAATGGCGTCAAAAATATTTATTAAATCCAGAAAATGTATATCCTTCAATTTTAATTATTCCAAGTGTAGATGTAGATTATTCTGGTGTAATGATTACCAAAGGAATTAACCAGGGTACAGAAGAAGATTTAACAGTTGCTTTTAGTAGAGGAGCTGGAGGAGCTGTGGATGGGCAATCTGCAGAAACAAGATTAATAACTGCAGAAACAGATTATTTATTAAGCCCAGCAAGACAAGCAGATTATATTCGTTTGCCAATAAATGGAAGTACCAAAAAATATTACACCACTTTTAGTAAACCTATTTTAAATCCTCGAAATGTAAATGACATTAGAGAATTGGCAACAGAAATTAGATCTAAAATTGGAGCTAAATCTACAGAAGAACCACATGCATACGATGTTGAATTTGGATTTAAAGACAATAAATTATGGTTGTTTCAAATAAGACCTTTTGTAGAAAATAAACAAGCAAAAAGTTCAGATTATTTGAACTCTATTGCTCCAAAAGTAAATATGGATACAGAAATAAAATTAACCGAAAAAATATAA
- a CDS encoding Npt1/Npt2 family nucleotide transporter, with the protein MRKLLSKTFGLRDGEIFISFLMQLYIFLIITVLLIVKPIVNALFVSKLGADSLPFGYLLVAIIAVSTSYFYNRAIRKLSLVKVAIISLIIFSLAFLALSAILKFSLASNWILYFYYVFISLFAVIATSQFWIFANMVFNAREAKRIFGFIGAGAIAGGIFGGYLTSVIAPSFGNEVATFVASILLLGCIPIIKKVYEIRIRYLNTFKRKQVIAKQDVLESSAIKLIFNSKHLTYIALITGIGVFVAKLVDFQFSDFANKAISDPDDLAAFFGFWFSTFNVVALTIQLFLTNKILTKLGVSSTLLILPLAIGLGCLLFLTFPELWVLVLIKGIDGSFKQSINKASVELSIMPIPTLIKNQAKSYIDVAVDSIATGIAGFLLIFLIKRLDLDTAYITIIILLFVFIWILLIYRLREAYFESFKKNIQKTLVAENSDIKITKENSITNIKRVLEGGNEASILEVITRLGDFNSKIFQSSVVKLLKHPSNKVKIQAIDFLHDIEDVSVLDEVKSLVNEKDDTLVYVALEYILEKSHMDENYFFTNYLNHENEYIANGALMALAKQNSYNSKLGFKYNLAERLNDKIYLFKADENTVRKEVIAGLLISIANARMTHHYHFISEKLASKTSYIVKFATIAAGITSDELFIEDLLHLTLKKKHRKRAIGALKSYGPKIIDIILKLDKEDELKGNVKKYIPRIIESFNNDNAIKILTRLLKNKNSVTRLAASNSLAKLKKKNSNLLISRRLIKNQVSRESSYYRNILEIIISVQNNINEELLDDKTASNQPIYEARKKLIVALESELENTLENLFKLLSMLYNEEDINMTYVGIKSEIKEAKINSLEFLDNLLQTEIKSKVLPIVEYYVVDDKHYNSPIISLNLLSEKKYLEIIMRMGGSHLRLLIVELIAVSKNRNYVPILLPLKKYRSKKVKKLASDTYNNFKGFNN; encoded by the coding sequence GTGAGGAAATTACTAAGCAAAACATTCGGATTAAGAGATGGTGAAATATTCATCTCTTTTTTAATGCAATTATATATCTTTCTTATAATTACGGTTTTATTAATTGTAAAGCCAATTGTAAATGCATTATTTGTTTCTAAATTAGGTGCAGATAGTTTACCTTTTGGTTACTTATTAGTGGCAATAATTGCAGTTTCCACGTCTTATTTTTACAATAGAGCTATAAGAAAATTGTCGCTCGTAAAGGTGGCAATAATTTCTTTGATAATCTTTAGTCTTGCTTTTTTAGCTTTAAGTGCTATTTTAAAATTCTCCTTAGCTAGTAATTGGATTCTTTATTTTTATTACGTTTTTATCTCTCTTTTTGCAGTTATTGCTACTTCTCAATTTTGGATTTTTGCAAACATGGTTTTCAACGCAAGAGAAGCAAAAAGAATTTTTGGTTTTATTGGAGCAGGAGCTATTGCAGGTGGTATTTTTGGAGGATATCTAACGAGTGTTATTGCCCCTAGTTTTGGAAATGAAGTTGCAACTTTCGTAGCATCAATTTTATTATTAGGCTGTATACCAATTATTAAAAAGGTTTACGAAATACGAATTCGTTATTTAAATACTTTTAAAAGAAAACAAGTTATTGCAAAACAAGATGTTTTAGAAAGCTCTGCCATAAAATTAATTTTTAATTCGAAACATTTAACTTACATCGCTTTAATAACGGGTATTGGAGTTTTTGTTGCAAAATTGGTCGATTTTCAGTTTAGCGATTTTGCAAATAAAGCAATTTCAGATCCAGATGATTTAGCGGCATTTTTTGGATTTTGGTTTTCGACATTTAATGTGGTTGCTTTAACTATTCAGTTATTTTTAACAAATAAAATTCTAACAAAATTAGGAGTTTCATCAACTTTACTAATTCTACCTCTTGCAATTGGGTTAGGTTGTTTATTGTTTTTAACATTCCCAGAATTGTGGGTTTTAGTATTAATAAAAGGTATCGATGGTAGTTTTAAGCAGTCTATAAATAAAGCATCTGTAGAACTTTCTATTATGCCAATACCTACTTTAATTAAGAACCAAGCAAAATCCTATATAGATGTTGCTGTAGATAGTATTGCAACTGGTATTGCAGGTTTTTTGTTAATTTTTCTAATAAAAAGATTAGATTTAGATACAGCATACATTACAATAATTATTTTATTATTTGTTTTTATATGGATTCTGCTTATTTATCGTTTACGTGAAGCTTATTTTGAGTCTTTTAAGAAAAATATTCAAAAAACATTAGTTGCAGAAAATAGCGATATTAAAATTACTAAAGAAAACTCTATTACAAATATTAAAAGGGTTTTAGAAGGTGGCAACGAAGCTTCTATTTTAGAAGTAATCACACGATTGGGAGATTTTAATTCTAAAATTTTTCAAAGCTCAGTTGTAAAATTGTTAAAACATCCTTCCAATAAAGTAAAAATTCAGGCAATAGATTTTCTTCATGATATTGAAGATGTTTCTGTTTTAGATGAGGTAAAGTCGTTGGTAAATGAAAAAGATGATACATTGGTATATGTTGCTTTGGAATATATACTAGAAAAATCTCACATGGATGAGAATTATTTTTTCACAAATTATTTAAACCACGAAAACGAATATATTGCAAATGGAGCTTTAATGGCATTAGCGAAGCAAAATTCTTACAATTCTAAATTAGGTTTTAAATATAATTTAGCAGAAAGACTTAATGATAAAATATATCTTTTTAAAGCCGATGAAAATACCGTTCGTAAAGAAGTAATTGCAGGTTTGTTAATAAGTATTGCAAATGCAAGAATGACACATCATTATCATTTTATAAGTGAAAAGTTAGCCAGTAAAACAAGTTATATTGTAAAGTTTGCTACAATTGCTGCAGGAATTACATCAGATGAACTATTTATAGAAGATTTGTTGCATTTAACTTTAAAAAAGAAACATCGAAAAAGAGCTATAGGAGCATTAAAAAGTTATGGTCCAAAAATTATTGATATTATCTTAAAATTAGATAAAGAAGATGAGTTAAAAGGAAATGTAAAAAAATATATTCCTAGAATTATAGAGTCTTTTAATAATGATAATGCTATAAAAATATTAACACGTTTATTAAAAAATAAAAATAGCGTTACAAGATTAGCCGCTTCAAATTCTTTGGCAAAATTAAAGAAGAAAAACTCGAATTTACTAATTAGTAGAAGATTAATTAAAAACCAAGTTTCGAGAGAATCTAGCTATTATCGTAATATTTTAGAAATAATTATTTCTGTACAAAATAATATCAACGAAGAATTGTTAGACGATAAAACAGCTTCAAATCAGCCTATTTATGAAGCAAGAAAAAAGTTAATTGTAGCCTTAGAATCGGAATTAGAAAATACTTTAGAAAACTTATTTAAACTGTTAAGTATGCTTTATAATGAAGAAGATATAAACATGACTTATGTTGGAATTAAAAGTGAAATAAAGGAAGCTAAAATTAATTCTTTAGAATTTTTAGACAACTTGTTACAAACAGAAATTAAGTCGAAAGTATTACCAATTGTAGAGTACTATGTTGTTGATGATAAACATTATAATTCTCCAATTATTAGTTTGAATTTACTTTCGGAAAAAAAATATTTAGAGATAATAATGCGAATGGGAGGAAGCCATTTACGTTTATTAATTGTAGAATTAATTGCTGTTTCTAAGAACAGAAACTATGTACCTATTCTACTACCATTAAAAAAGTATCGCAGTAAGAAAGTTAAAAAACTTGCCAGCGATACTTACAATAACTTTAAAGGATTTAATAATTAA